In a single window of the Terriglobus roseus genome:
- the secE gene encoding preprotein translocase subunit SecE produces the protein MAKAIAVADETGVDRARGQWDKLTGFLGDVRSEMRKVSTPSTAETRTTTAVVIITVFAFAAYFWAVDYGINHTLNALITKLTQR, from the coding sequence ATGGCGAAGGCAATCGCAGTAGCAGATGAGACCGGTGTGGATCGCGCACGGGGTCAGTGGGACAAGCTGACCGGATTCCTGGGCGATGTTCGCAGCGAGATGCGCAAGGTATCGACGCCCTCCACTGCGGAGACGCGCACGACGACTGCCGTTGTCATCATCACGGTCTTCGCGTTCGCAGCATACTTCTGGGCTGTCGACTACGGCATCAACCACACGCTGAACGCCCTCATCACCAAGCTGACTCAGCGCTAG
- the nusG gene encoding transcription termination/antitermination protein NusG, which produces MSEEVLLPEGAKAVEEEQIASEHGAEAEVVEAAGEPAPESNLKWYIIHAYSGFERKVKESLESRIRAFGLEHKIGRIEIPVEPVTEVRNGKKYTIDRVFLPGYVFVEMDLDNDLWHLVKNTPRVTGFLQTGDTPNALSEAEVNSMLNRADVTKDKPKLKVKFEKGEQVRITEGPFANFNGAVDDVNEDKQTLKVMVSIFGRPTPTEVEFQQVEKHVE; this is translated from the coding sequence ATGTCCGAAGAAGTGTTGTTGCCGGAAGGCGCAAAGGCCGTGGAAGAAGAGCAGATCGCATCCGAGCATGGTGCCGAAGCCGAGGTAGTGGAAGCTGCCGGCGAGCCCGCTCCGGAGAGCAACCTGAAGTGGTACATCATCCACGCCTACAGCGGCTTTGAGCGCAAGGTGAAGGAATCTCTTGAGAGCCGCATCCGAGCTTTCGGACTTGAGCACAAGATTGGTCGCATCGAGATTCCGGTTGAACCGGTGACGGAAGTCCGTAACGGGAAGAAGTACACCATCGACCGCGTCTTCCTGCCAGGCTATGTCTTTGTCGAGATGGATCTGGACAACGATCTGTGGCACCTGGTGAAGAACACGCCCCGCGTTACGGGTTTCCTTCAGACCGGTGACACCCCCAATGCCCTGAGCGAAGCCGAAGTGAACAGCATGCTGAACCGTGCTGATGTCACGAAGGACAAGCCGAAGCTCAAGGTCAAGTTTGAGAAGGGCGAGCAGGTCCGCATTACCGAGGGACCGTTCGCAAACTTCAACGGTGCAGTGGACGATGTAAACGAAGACAAGCAGACCCTGAAGGTCATGGTCAGCATCTTCGGACGTCCGACGCCGACCGAAGTCGAATTTCAACAGGTGGAGAAGCACGTCGAGTAG
- the rplK gene encoding 50S ribosomal protein L11 → MAPKKVTGYVKLQVMAAKATPAPPIGPALGQAQVNIMEFCKQFNDRTKDPAMAGLTIPVVITVYADRTFTFVTKTPPAPVLLLKAAGVAKGSGTPNKTKVGSVTEAQIREIATQKMPDLNAASVEAAMKSIRGTARSMGLDVTA, encoded by the coding sequence ATGGCACCGAAGAAAGTAACTGGATACGTCAAGCTGCAGGTGATGGCCGCCAAGGCAACACCTGCACCGCCCATCGGCCCCGCGCTCGGTCAGGCGCAGGTCAACATCATGGAGTTCTGCAAGCAGTTCAACGACCGCACGAAGGACCCGGCAATGGCCGGTCTGACGATCCCGGTTGTGATCACTGTTTATGCAGACCGTACCTTCACCTTCGTCACCAAGACGCCTCCGGCTCCTGTGCTCCTGCTGAAGGCAGCCGGCGTGGCCAAGGGTTCGGGCACACCGAACAAGACCAAGGTTGGTTCCGTGACGGAAGCTCAGATTCGCGAGATCGCAACGCAGAAGATGCCCGACCTGAATGCAGCTTCGGTTGAAGCCGCCATGAAGAGCATCCGCGGCACCGCCCGCTCCATGGGCCTCGACGTCACCGCGTAA
- a CDS encoding amidohydrolase, whose product MRLPSLVLLAAVASPAMAQISPDTLHHEVDAQMPALEKTYLALHAAPELSRQEQKTSAFIASELKRLGFDVTDHVGKYADGVSAFGVVGLLKNGVGPTVLIRTDMDALPVTEETGLTYASKVRGRTPQGDDVGVMHACGHDVHMSAFLGVATELAQHRKDWHGTVMMVAQPAEEVIQGAKAMMDDGLYTRFPRPNYVVGMHDFGNIPAGSVGISSGPMMASADSVTIVFHGAGAHGSQPQNSKDPIYMGAEFIDLVQGVVSRQISPQSPGVITVGTFHAGTKNNIIPPEATLGLTIRSYDEATRQKLLEGIRNAANAVAVAYGLPADKMPTITHPEATEATVNDAALTERVRKAAAAALGADKVLPQAAVMGSEDVGYLTDGYKIPMTFFRLGAGDPVALANAVKAGKAMPDIHSPLFAPDYRPAIETGVVAMTAVAVSLLQ is encoded by the coding sequence ATGAGACTCCCTTCGCTTGTCCTGCTTGCCGCGGTGGCCTCGCCCGCGATGGCACAGATTTCTCCTGATACGCTGCACCATGAGGTGGATGCGCAGATGCCTGCGCTCGAGAAGACCTACCTTGCGCTGCATGCCGCGCCCGAGTTGTCACGACAGGAACAGAAGACTTCTGCGTTTATAGCAAGCGAGTTGAAGCGCCTGGGCTTTGACGTTACCGATCATGTCGGCAAGTATGCGGATGGCGTGAGCGCCTTTGGAGTCGTCGGCCTGCTAAAGAATGGCGTGGGCCCAACCGTCCTGATTCGTACCGATATGGACGCGTTGCCGGTGACGGAAGAGACGGGGTTGACCTATGCCAGCAAGGTTCGCGGGAGAACTCCACAGGGTGATGATGTGGGCGTGATGCACGCCTGCGGGCATGACGTTCATATGTCCGCTTTCCTGGGTGTTGCCACGGAACTGGCGCAGCACAGGAAAGACTGGCACGGCACGGTGATGATGGTGGCTCAGCCGGCGGAAGAGGTCATCCAGGGCGCGAAGGCGATGATGGACGACGGCCTGTACACACGCTTTCCACGACCGAACTACGTGGTCGGCATGCATGATTTCGGGAACATTCCTGCGGGGTCGGTGGGCATCAGCTCGGGCCCGATGATGGCGAGCGCCGACTCCGTGACGATCGTCTTCCACGGAGCGGGAGCGCATGGCTCTCAGCCCCAGAACTCGAAGGACCCGATCTACATGGGCGCCGAGTTTATCGACCTGGTGCAGGGAGTGGTGAGCCGCCAGATCTCACCGCAGTCTCCGGGTGTGATCACGGTGGGTACGTTTCATGCGGGCACGAAGAACAATATCATTCCGCCAGAGGCCACGCTGGGCCTGACGATTCGGAGTTATGACGAAGCCACTCGGCAGAAGTTGCTGGAGGGCATTCGCAATGCGGCGAACGCCGTGGCGGTGGCTTACGGTCTGCCTGCAGACAAGATGCCCACCATCACGCACCCGGAGGCGACCGAAGCGACGGTGAATGATGCTGCTCTGACGGAGCGTGTGCGGAAGGCTGCGGCGGCTGCGCTGGGTGCAGACAAGGTGCTGCCGCAGGCGGCGGTCATGGGAAGTGAAGATGTGGGCTACCTGACGGATGGGTACAAGATCCCGATGACATTCTTCCGCCTGGGTGCGGGCGATCCTGTGGCGCTGGCAAACGCGGTGAAGGCAGGGAAGGCGATGCCGGACATCCACTCGCCGCTATTCGCGCCTGACTATAGACCGGCAATTGAGACAGGCGTTGTAGCGATGACGGCGGTGGCGGTTTCCCTGCTGCAGTAA
- a CDS encoding RNA-binding S4 domain-containing protein, whose product MDAVRIDKWLWASRFYKTRALAVKACELGRVKLRDLPAKPSRDVKVGDAVTLTNDSGTYVVDVLALSDVRGPAAVAQTLYRETEASTAARKKEEELRKNSPWADVDTAGRPSKRDRRDINRLRGR is encoded by the coding sequence ATGGATGCTGTCCGAATCGATAAATGGCTGTGGGCCTCGCGCTTCTATAAGACACGCGCGCTGGCCGTGAAGGCGTGTGAACTGGGCCGGGTAAAGCTGCGGGACCTGCCTGCGAAGCCCTCGCGCGATGTGAAGGTGGGAGACGCCGTCACACTCACGAACGACAGCGGAACGTACGTCGTCGACGTGCTGGCACTGAGTGATGTGCGAGGGCCCGCTGCCGTTGCGCAGACGCTCTATCGCGAGACCGAGGCCAGCACGGCCGCTCGGAAGAAGGAAGAGGAACTGCGCAAGAACAGCCCCTGGGCTGATGTGGATACGGCAGGTCGGCCGTCAAAGCGCGACAGGCGAGACATCAACCGTCTGCGCGGCCGCTAG